Proteins encoded by one window of Flagellimonas lutaonensis:
- a CDS encoding BON domain-containing protein translates to MRTDAEIKRDILDELAWMPDIDETQIGVIVKDGVVTLNGITDKYYNKTAAERAAKSVRGVKGVAEDIQVISGDELKKTDQEIARAAINALEWNASVPTDNLMVEVEDGKITLSGTVPWAYQRKSAKRTVEHLLGVKGVLNLIQVSHKVSPSDVKQGIEKAFVRSAIIDAGNVEIEVANSTVRLTGSVHSLREKEEAEKAALKAPGVSDVDNRLSIDAKV, encoded by the coding sequence ATGAGAACAGATGCAGAAATAAAGCGGGATATTTTGGATGAGCTCGCTTGGATGCCCGATATCGACGAAACCCAGATCGGAGTCATAGTCAAAGACGGGGTGGTGACCCTAAATGGCATTACCGACAAATATTACAACAAAACTGCGGCCGAGAGAGCGGCAAAATCGGTACGTGGTGTAAAGGGTGTTGCAGAAGACATACAAGTGATCAGTGGCGATGAACTAAAAAAGACCGATCAAGAAATAGCAAGGGCCGCCATCAATGCCTTGGAGTGGAACGCCTCGGTACCGACAGACAACCTTATGGTAGAGGTTGAAGATGGCAAAATTACACTTTCAGGCACGGTGCCTTGGGCCTACCAGCGAAAATCGGCCAAACGTACCGTTGAGCATCTATTGGGTGTGAAAGGTGTATTGAACTTGATCCAGGTGTCGCACAAAGTTTCCCCATCAGATGTAAAACAAGGCATAGAGAAAGCATTTGTCAGGTCTGCGATCATCGATGCCGGCAACGTTGAAATAGAAGTGGCAAACAGCACTGTCAGACTTACCGGGTCGGTACATTCCCTCAGAGAAAAAGAAGAGGCAGAGAAAGCCGCCCTGAAAGCACCTGGGGTCAGCGATGTCGATAACCGACTCAGCATTGATGCCAAAGTATAG
- a CDS encoding mechanosensitive ion channel family protein, whose product MDDIGVYLFGKESLLAFLIVPTLAVLAGILISWILLALLRFYQKKSPSVLKQQLLQRLKRPLFLLIPLLFLRPVISYFELGVFWQKLLEAFIIFGFAWILIGLVLAIEEVVKQKFEIDRAHVASERKALTQLRFLKSIAMVVIITIAVSVVLWNIPSARQVGNTILTSAGVAGIIVGVAAQKSISNLIVGFQMAFTQALKIDDEVVIEGEFGNVEDITLTYVVVRTWDWRRLVLPLNYFNDKPYVNWTFNSRPLIASVHLYVDYTLPVDELRAKLMDVLNADKRWDNNIADLEVTDTNNRTMQVRATFSVRNASDAWRLRCKVREVLVAFIKENYPGALPKLRRTDAS is encoded by the coding sequence ATGGACGATATTGGTGTATATCTGTTCGGTAAAGAATCGTTGCTGGCGTTTTTAATCGTACCGACTTTGGCCGTTTTGGCAGGTATCCTTATAAGTTGGATACTGCTTGCGCTGTTACGGTTTTATCAGAAAAAAAGTCCCTCGGTGCTCAAGCAACAATTGCTGCAACGCCTGAAAAGGCCATTGTTCCTTTTGATTCCGTTGTTGTTTCTGCGCCCCGTAATATCCTATTTTGAATTGGGCGTGTTCTGGCAAAAGCTGCTCGAAGCGTTCATCATTTTTGGTTTTGCGTGGATTTTGATCGGATTGGTACTGGCCATCGAGGAGGTGGTAAAACAGAAGTTTGAAATCGACAGGGCCCATGTGGCGAGCGAGCGCAAGGCATTGACGCAGTTACGGTTTTTGAAGAGCATTGCGATGGTCGTCATCATCACCATTGCGGTTTCGGTGGTCTTGTGGAACATTCCCAGCGCACGGCAGGTGGGCAATACCATTCTCACCTCGGCCGGTGTGGCCGGCATTATTGTGGGCGTAGCGGCGCAAAAGTCCATCTCTAATCTCATCGTAGGGTTTCAGATGGCCTTTACCCAAGCCCTTAAAATCGATGACGAGGTGGTCATAGAGGGCGAGTTTGGCAATGTTGAAGACATAACCCTCACTTATGTGGTGGTGCGCACTTGGGATTGGCGGCGGCTTGTACTGCCATTGAACTATTTTAACGACAAGCCGTATGTCAACTGGACATTCAACTCGCGCCCGCTCATTGCCAGTGTGCATCTGTATGTCGATTACACTTTGCCCGTTGACGAGCTTAGGGCCAAATTGATGGATGTTTTGAACGCCGATAAAAGATGGGACAATAATATTGCCGACCTAGAGGTGACCGATACCAATAACCGAACCATGCAGGTTCGAGCCACTTTCAGTGTCAGAAACGCATCAGACGCTTGGAGGCTGCGCTGCAAGGTAAGAGAGGTGTTGGTGGCCTTTATTAAAGAGAATTACCCAGGTGCCCTGCCCAAATTAAGAAGAACGGACGCATCATGA
- a CDS encoding YtxH domain-containing protein translates to MTSNTGSILLALLTGAAIGAGVGILYAPDEGKKTRRKIKRKVEDTTHEITERLSHAKEELTKTAAEKKDAFDRKLDEAISTMSYKADDIIASLERKLEDLKKKNAQLQK, encoded by the coding sequence ATGACAAGCAATACAGGCAGCATTTTACTGGCACTATTGACCGGTGCCGCCATCGGGGCGGGCGTCGGTATTCTCTATGCCCCCGATGAGGGTAAGAAAACCCGTAGGAAGATCAAGCGTAAGGTAGAAGATACCACTCATGAAATCACAGAACGCCTTTCTCACGCCAAAGAAGAACTTACCAAAACGGCCGCGGAGAAGAAAGATGCGTTCGACCGAAAACTCGACGAAGCCATTTCGACCATGAGCTATAAGGCAGATGACATCATCGCCTCATTGGAACGCAAATTGGAAGATCTCAAAAAAAAGAACGCCCAATTGCAGAAATGA
- a CDS encoding PAS domain S-box protein, translating into MDTLNNLELFEALFEAAPEGILVLDDQGAVKRANATAEWVFGYTAEKIRQKNIDDLVPGLWAKIHKNQKGSNKDSALEKIENSTSTWGNKVDGSQFPLEVKWAFKTIDDKRFVLVFVRDITAEELMGRELRSKETKNKALLEAIPDMMFILNLKGDFIDVHIPEHNETFISGAGIIGTNIKKLFHPNLYRDLYDCFENTAKTKENQKAEFRVDKNGLKDYEIRFVPMNNHNIMGIVREITAAKQAENKLRQEKNKLQHYLDTAASMFVVINKDGTIELVNKKTCEVLGYEQEELIGKEWFKTCLPKDEQKPVRNVFERIIHGEIPLEEYYENHVITKQGKKPLIRWRNAILTDDSGQVAATLSSGIDITTQKQTEEELRASAAKNHALLEAIPDHILVVNAKGKYLDFYEPNDPGHVYLPKEQVVGRNMKDLLPQDLYVKLKRTIDQTLKTKENHKVEYALARNGELRQYETSIVYLQKDQVLAMARDITEKKKAAKDLNIRNRALDAAGNGILIVDAQKPDQPIIYCNDAFQKITGYSKDEVLGKNCRFLQNDDRDQEAVAIMQSAIAKGKGCQVELRNYKKDGTLFWNQLTITPVHDEAGKPTHFIGVQNDVTDRKQDEQLKDEVRQILELATKNKPLREIAIEIINGIETYVEECCASILLLKKESGTLHILMAPNVPKAFSEGIEGLEIGPKKGSCGTAAFLKKEIIVEDVANDPLWEAYKNLAQQSGIKACWSLPIYSSIGDVLGTFAVYGKRKGKPKKKELEIVKDMARLTGLAIEHHVVKQDLEISQKKLEEYANTLELKVSERTKELRETVKKLVEANLRSREQTALAKASEQKARTNYEIFSAIAKNFPKGIIIVFNANMEIVYIEGEELQRIDLKKADFEGKQIDDIDIFSERRMGRIKSDIEKTLSGKHLSFEIEFGTEIYAVNSAPMYAQKDAVWALFVYSNITEQKQVEIEIRNTLQKEKELSELKSRFVSMASHEFRTPLSAILSSAILIEKQNTPDKAEKRLKYIDQIKTNVRNLVVILNDFLSLGKLEEGKIISQPESFDLLLMTRSLVEEITADKKEVQQIVLHHQGNSTSVFLDPKLMRHILINLLSNAMKYSKENTTITLTIIWEDNTVSVRIKDEGMGIPKAEQEHLFERFFRARNAENIQGTGLGLHIVKQYTELMGGTVSFTSEEGKGTTFTLDFPIG; encoded by the coding sequence ATGGATACGTTGAACAACCTTGAACTTTTTGAGGCCTTATTCGAGGCAGCGCCCGAGGGTATTTTGGTCTTGGATGACCAAGGGGCCGTCAAAAGGGCGAATGCCACCGCCGAATGGGTTTTTGGATATACGGCTGAAAAAATAAGGCAAAAAAACATAGACGACTTGGTTCCGGGTCTGTGGGCGAAAATTCATAAAAACCAGAAAGGATCAAATAAAGACTCCGCATTAGAAAAGATCGAGAACAGTACTTCAACATGGGGAAACAAAGTGGATGGCAGTCAGTTTCCCCTTGAGGTCAAATGGGCTTTCAAGACGATTGATGACAAGCGGTTCGTTCTTGTTTTTGTCAGGGACATCACCGCCGAAGAATTGATGGGCCGAGAACTCCGTTCAAAAGAGACCAAGAACAAGGCCCTTTTGGAAGCCATTCCCGATATGATGTTCATCTTGAACCTAAAGGGTGATTTCATCGATGTCCATATCCCTGAACATAACGAAACATTCATTTCCGGGGCAGGAATAATCGGTACGAACATAAAAAAGCTATTTCATCCAAATCTTTACCGTGACCTGTACGATTGCTTCGAAAACACGGCAAAGACAAAAGAAAACCAAAAGGCCGAGTTTCGAGTCGATAAAAACGGCCTGAAAGATTACGAGATAAGGTTTGTGCCCATGAACAACCACAATATCATGGGTATTGTACGCGAGATAACCGCAGCCAAACAGGCCGAAAACAAACTACGGCAAGAAAAAAACAAACTGCAACATTATCTAGACACTGCTGCCTCAATGTTCGTGGTCATCAACAAAGATGGCACCATAGAATTGGTCAACAAAAAAACCTGTGAGGTGTTGGGCTATGAACAAGAAGAACTTATTGGGAAAGAATGGTTCAAGACCTGCTTGCCCAAAGACGAACAAAAGCCTGTCAGGAATGTTTTTGAACGGATAATCCATGGGGAAATTCCTTTGGAGGAATATTATGAAAACCACGTGATTACCAAACAGGGAAAAAAACCTTTGATACGATGGCGAAACGCCATTTTGACCGATGACAGTGGCCAGGTCGCCGCAACGCTGAGTTCTGGCATTGACATAACGACCCAAAAGCAGACAGAAGAAGAACTGCGGGCCAGTGCGGCCAAGAACCATGCACTTTTAGAGGCCATACCTGACCATATTCTGGTTGTCAATGCCAAAGGCAAATATCTTGATTTTTATGAGCCCAACGACCCCGGCCATGTATATCTACCAAAAGAGCAAGTAGTGGGCCGCAACATGAAGGATCTACTGCCCCAAGATCTTTATGTAAAACTTAAAAGAACTATCGACCAAACACTTAAGACCAAAGAAAACCACAAGGTTGAATATGCCCTTGCACGCAACGGAGAGTTAAGGCAATACGAGACCAGTATCGTGTATTTACAAAAAGACCAGGTATTGGCCATGGCCCGCGATATAACTGAAAAAAAGAAAGCCGCTAAAGACCTCAACATTCGAAACAGGGCACTTGATGCGGCCGGTAACGGCATCTTGATCGTCGACGCCCAAAAACCCGATCAGCCCATTATTTACTGTAACGATGCTTTTCAAAAAATAACGGGCTACTCAAAAGATGAGGTTTTAGGAAAGAATTGTCGCTTTTTACAGAACGATGACCGTGACCAAGAGGCAGTTGCCATAATGCAATCGGCCATTGCCAAAGGGAAAGGTTGCCAAGTAGAGCTTCGCAACTATAAAAAGGACGGCACCTTGTTCTGGAACCAATTGACCATTACCCCAGTGCATGATGAAGCTGGAAAACCCACCCATTTCATCGGGGTACAGAACGACGTCACCGACCGCAAACAAGATGAACAACTTAAAGACGAAGTACGACAAATATTGGAGCTGGCCACCAAGAACAAGCCCTTGAGGGAGATAGCCATAGAGATTATCAACGGTATCGAAACGTACGTAGAAGAATGTTGTGCATCGATCCTATTGTTGAAAAAAGAGAGCGGCACCCTTCATATACTTATGGCACCAAACGTGCCCAAAGCCTTCAGCGAGGGTATCGAAGGACTAGAGATAGGTCCAAAAAAAGGATCTTGTGGCACTGCTGCTTTCTTAAAAAAGGAAATCATCGTAGAAGATGTGGCAAACGACCCCCTGTGGGAAGCATACAAAAACCTGGCCCAACAGAGCGGCATCAAGGCCTGTTGGTCGCTGCCCATTTATTCATCTATCGGTGACGTATTGGGCACTTTTGCCGTATATGGAAAACGCAAGGGCAAGCCCAAAAAAAAGGAACTCGAAATCGTGAAAGACATGGCCCGACTCACAGGTCTCGCCATAGAGCACCATGTGGTCAAGCAAGATCTTGAAATAAGCCAAAAAAAGCTGGAGGAATATGCCAATACCTTAGAGCTAAAAGTATCTGAGCGCACCAAAGAACTCAGAGAGACCGTAAAGAAGTTGGTTGAGGCCAACTTACGATCAAGAGAACAGACCGCACTTGCCAAGGCCTCTGAACAAAAGGCCAGAACCAATTATGAAATATTCTCCGCTATCGCCAAAAACTTTCCCAAAGGAATCATCATTGTTTTTAATGCAAACATGGAAATCGTATATATAGAAGGAGAAGAATTACAGCGGATAGATTTGAAAAAGGCCGATTTTGAGGGCAAGCAAATAGATGATATCGACATTTTTTCTGAAAGACGGATGGGCAGAATAAAAAGTGATATCGAAAAGACGTTGAGCGGTAAACACCTTTCTTTTGAAATTGAATTCGGAACTGAAATTTACGCCGTAAACTCTGCCCCCATGTACGCACAAAAAGATGCAGTGTGGGCCCTTTTCGTCTATAGTAATATTACCGAGCAGAAACAGGTCGAAATAGAAATACGCAACACCTTGCAAAAAGAGAAGGAACTCAGTGAATTGAAGTCGCGCTTTGTATCCATGGCCTCTCACGAGTTCAGAACACCTTTGAGCGCTATACTTTCTTCGGCCATATTGATTGAAAAACAGAATACCCCTGACAAGGCCGAAAAAAGATTGAAGTATATCGATCAGATCAAGACCAATGTCCGTAACCTTGTGGTGATACTGAACGATTTTCTCTCTTTGGGCAAATTAGAGGAAGGCAAAATAATAAGCCAACCAGAAAGCTTTGACCTGTTACTCATGACAAGATCGTTGGTAGAAGAAATTACTGCCGACAAAAAAGAGGTACAACAGATTGTGCTGCATCACCAAGGAAATTCCACGTCAGTGTTTTTAGATCCAAAACTGATGCGGCACATTCTGATCAACCTCTTGTCGAACGCCATGAAGTACTCCAAAGAGAATACCACGATTACCCTCACCATCATTTGGGAAGACAATACGGTATCGGTGCGCATAAAAGATGAGGGCATGGGTATTCCCAAGGCCGAACAAGAGCATCTATTCGAGCGTTTCTTCAGGGCACGCAATGCAGAGAACATACAGGGCACGGGCCTTGGTTTGCATATTGTAAAACAATACACTGAACTTATGGGGGGCACGGTAAGCTTCACAAGCGAAGAGGGCAAGGGAACAACCTTCACCTTAGATTTTCCGATTGGGTGA
- a CDS encoding RNA polymerase sigma factor yields MPIVIKQNTMQKTMRQEKGKAFHERVAAAFADLKRLKAEGNDKAFNERLLEILPAVKNYLGSRLNNALRKGIIPRGKYRADDFLDELFLEVFEHFDEVSDKSDLHPWLFKKADALFEDKLVEEEFDAVFFENIHKYSQLEWQAMEEEFSTDGDGDLVMLEELDDISYKRHDYLLKNIFLEDDKKDLMAKLDHQFDKDAIARHVDLVLNRMPEHMQTVFQLHIEQRFGAGEIALIKSLAVAEVEQLLSEARQRLEKSLYYRYLIDNT; encoded by the coding sequence ATGCCCATTGTAATTAAACAGAATACCATGCAAAAGACCATGAGACAAGAAAAGGGCAAAGCCTTTCATGAGAGGGTTGCAGCGGCTTTTGCCGACCTGAAACGATTAAAGGCCGAGGGCAATGATAAGGCCTTCAACGAACGATTGCTCGAGATTTTGCCCGCCGTGAAAAATTATTTGGGCAGCAGGCTCAACAATGCCTTGCGAAAGGGAATTATCCCAAGGGGAAAGTATAGGGCAGATGATTTCTTGGACGAGCTTTTTTTGGAAGTCTTTGAACACTTTGATGAGGTATCTGACAAATCAGACCTGCATCCCTGGCTTTTCAAAAAGGCCGATGCACTTTTTGAAGATAAGTTGGTAGAAGAGGAATTCGATGCGGTGTTCTTCGAGAACATCCACAAATATTCGCAACTCGAATGGCAGGCCATGGAAGAAGAGTTCAGCACCGATGGCGATGGCGACCTTGTCATGCTAGAAGAATTGGATGACATCTCGTACAAAAGGCACGACTACTTGCTTAAAAATATTTTTCTAGAAGACGATAAAAAAGACCTGATGGCCAAACTTGACCACCAGTTTGACAAAGATGCCATCGCCAGACATGTCGATCTCGTACTGAACCGTATGCCCGAACACATGCAGACCGTATTTCAACTTCATATTGAACAAAGGTTTGGGGCAGGTGAGATCGCCTTAATCAAAAGTCTTGCCGTTGCCGAGGTCGAACAGCTCTTAAGTGAGGCCAGACAGCGTCTTGAGAAAAGTCTATACTATCGATACTTGATTGACAACACTTAA
- a CDS encoding exodeoxyribonuclease III: MGLKIISWNVNGIRAVAKKDFFENIEKLDPDILCLQETKAQDDEVKNVLSPMTGYEIHYNSADKKGYSGTALLSKKEPQGVKNDMGVPKHDSEGRVQCAEFDDFYLVNVYVPNSGQQLVRLDYRKIWDADLLKYLKNLEATKPVIACGDFNVAHRPIDLKNDKANYNKTAGYTQIEIDGMDNFIASGFVDAFRKLHPDEVVYTYWSYRFKARERNVGWRIDYFLVSPSLMKKVRSVNIFSEVHGSDHCPIGLHINV; this comes from the coding sequence ATGGGCCTCAAGATCATCTCTTGGAACGTAAACGGCATCAGGGCGGTCGCCAAAAAGGATTTTTTTGAAAACATCGAAAAACTGGATCCAGACATCCTTTGCCTGCAAGAGACCAAGGCACAGGACGATGAGGTGAAAAATGTGCTGTCACCAATGACGGGCTACGAAATCCACTATAACTCGGCCGATAAAAAAGGGTACTCGGGCACTGCACTTTTGAGCAAAAAAGAACCACAAGGGGTCAAAAACGATATGGGCGTTCCCAAGCACGATTCAGAGGGAAGGGTACAGTGCGCCGAATTTGATGATTTTTATCTTGTCAATGTCTATGTGCCCAATTCAGGGCAACAATTGGTTCGTTTGGATTATAGAAAAATCTGGGATGCCGACCTATTGAAGTATCTCAAGAATTTGGAAGCAACGAAACCTGTGATCGCCTGCGGCGATTTCAATGTGGCGCACAGGCCCATCGATCTCAAGAACGACAAGGCTAACTACAACAAAACAGCGGGCTATACCCAGATCGAGATTGACGGTATGGACAATTTCATCGCTTCGGGTTTTGTCGATGCCTTTCGAAAGCTCCACCCTGATGAAGTGGTCTATACCTATTGGAGCTATCGGTTCAAGGCCAGAGAGCGCAATGTAGGTTGGCGCATCGATTATTTTTTGGTGAGTCCGTCACTGATGAAAAAGGTACGATCGGTCAACATATTTTCAGAGGTGCACGGCTCCGACCATTGCCCCATAGGGCTGCACATCAATGTATGA
- the ligD gene encoding non-homologous end-joining DNA ligase, translated as MEKENPKITLTHGDKLLFPASGIPKSGIVGYYERIADYMLPYLKDRPLTMRRFTDGIDQEGFYQKNASDHFPNWIQTARVKKEDGWLNQVLCNNKETLAYLANQDVIEFHVTLGKVHRLDYPDKLVFDLDPPNGNFSLVIKAAKALHDLLEQKMGLHTFVMTTGSRGLHIAAPLDGTQNFDETREFAKRVADYLCRRNPKEFTTAIRKKDRKNRLFVDYLRNAYAQTAIAPFSVRALKGAPVATPLYWSELDNKKLNAQSFDINSIFQRLKKKGDPWSDFNAHAKSQKKSSEKLDDLLQEHVSVS; from the coding sequence ATGGAAAAGGAAAACCCTAAAATAACACTGACCCATGGCGACAAGCTGCTCTTTCCCGCTTCAGGGATCCCCAAAAGCGGAATAGTGGGGTATTACGAACGTATTGCAGACTATATGCTGCCCTATTTGAAAGACCGCCCGTTGACCATGAGACGTTTCACTGACGGCATAGACCAAGAAGGCTTTTATCAAAAAAATGCGTCAGATCATTTTCCGAACTGGATACAGACCGCAAGGGTAAAAAAAGAAGATGGATGGCTCAACCAAGTGCTTTGCAACAACAAAGAAACCTTGGCGTACCTTGCCAATCAAGATGTCATCGAGTTTCACGTGACGCTTGGCAAAGTGCATAGGCTGGACTATCCTGATAAACTGGTTTTTGATCTAGATCCGCCTAACGGCAACTTTTCTTTGGTGATAAAGGCGGCCAAGGCACTTCACGACCTGCTTGAACAGAAGATGGGGCTGCATACTTTTGTGATGACCACGGGGTCAAGGGGGCTTCACATAGCCGCACCCTTAGACGGCACCCAAAATTTTGACGAGACCCGTGAATTTGCCAAGAGAGTGGCCGACTACCTCTGCCGAAGAAACCCCAAAGAGTTCACCACAGCCATCAGAAAAAAAGACCGAAAGAACAGACTCTTTGTCGATTACCTGAGAAACGCGTATGCCCAGACGGCAATTGCGCCATTTTCGGTAAGGGCCTTGAAAGGAGCACCTGTGGCCACCCCCTTGTACTGGAGCGAACTTGACAATAAAAAACTCAATGCCCAAAGCTTTGACATCAACTCCATTTTTCAGCGATTAAAGAAAAAGGGCGACCCTTGGTCAGATTTCAACGCACATGCCAAAAGCCAGAAAAAATCCAGTGAAAAACTGGATGACCTTTTACAAGAACATGTCAGCGTTTCGTGA
- a CDS encoding response regulator, translated as MKKILIIEDNTDVRENMADILELANYSIATAEDGEIGVAKARELHPDLIVCDIMMPKLDGYGVLEELNRHEDTAGTPFIFLTAKSEKTEVRKGMNLGADDYLTKPFEEHELLQAIECRIQKREFLRKQVRKDIEGIHRFLEDASDYLNIENISKTYHQKNYEKKEFLFMEGDAAHTLFFVQSGVVKTYKSTESGKELVTGLHKAGDFIGQLSLLSPDGKYLETATILEDAEIFGIPKQQFTQLIYGNKEVAQKFIGLISNNLIAVQEQLVDMAYASVRKRVAKALLTMQNKGIIKNGSDEGLDIPREDFAGMVGTATETAIRTLTDFREEGLIAMGKARRIILLNKEGLRHIADFG; from the coding sequence ATGAAAAAGATACTCATTATCGAAGACAATACCGATGTACGCGAGAATATGGCCGATATACTAGAGTTGGCCAACTACAGCATCGCCACGGCAGAAGACGGTGAAATTGGGGTTGCCAAGGCACGTGAGCTGCACCCCGATTTGATCGTATGTGACATTATGATGCCCAAACTTGATGGTTATGGCGTTCTTGAAGAACTGAACAGACATGAAGATACTGCAGGCACCCCGTTCATTTTTTTGACGGCCAAATCTGAAAAGACCGAAGTGCGAAAGGGCATGAACCTAGGGGCAGACGATTATTTGACCAAGCCTTTTGAAGAGCATGAACTATTGCAGGCCATCGAATGTAGAATACAAAAGCGTGAATTTTTGCGCAAGCAGGTCAGAAAAGACATTGAAGGCATACACCGTTTTTTGGAGGATGCCTCAGATTATCTCAATATCGAAAACATTTCAAAGACCTACCATCAAAAGAACTATGAAAAAAAAGAGTTTCTATTTATGGAAGGCGATGCGGCCCACACACTCTTTTTTGTGCAGAGTGGGGTGGTAAAGACCTACAAATCGACCGAATCGGGCAAAGAATTGGTGACTGGCCTGCACAAGGCCGGCGATTTCATAGGGCAACTTTCGCTATTGAGCCCTGATGGCAAGTATTTAGAGACTGCCACAATTCTGGAAGATGCAGAGATTTTCGGCATTCCGAAACAACAATTCACCCAGCTCATATACGGTAACAAAGAGGTGGCCCAAAAGTTCATAGGGCTTATTTCGAACAATCTGATAGCGGTGCAGGAACAATTGGTCGATATGGCCTATGCCTCGGTACGCAAGCGGGTGGCCAAGGCCCTTTTGACCATGCAGAACAAGGGCATCATCAAAAATGGTTCTGATGAGGGGCTTGACATTCCACGGGAAGATTTTGCCGGAATGGTCGGCACGGCCACCGAGACCGCCATCAGAACCCTGACCGATTTCAGGGAAGAGGGCCTCATTGCCATGGGAAAAGCGCGCCGCATCATTTTATTGAACAAAGAGGGGTTGCGGCACATTGCCGATTTCGGATAG
- a CDS encoding DUF6327 family protein, which yields MADSTRYRSFDEIDKRLKILRLQREIDRENLKLHLAKAKARLLPLQVFVQTTGVLKNFMIALAAKKITHLFRKRRSAEALEE from the coding sequence ATGGCCGATAGTACAAGGTACCGTTCTTTTGATGAAATCGATAAACGGCTAAAAATATTGAGGCTGCAACGTGAAATCGATAGGGAAAACCTTAAACTTCACCTTGCCAAGGCCAAGGCCCGTTTACTGCCCTTACAGGTTTTTGTGCAGACTACGGGCGTCTTGAAAAATTTCATGATTGCCTTGGCAGCCAAAAAAATCACGCATTTGTTCAGAAAAAGGCGTTCTGCCGAAGCCTTGGAAGAGTAA